From a region of the Arachis ipaensis cultivar K30076 chromosome B09, Araip1.1, whole genome shotgun sequence genome:
- the LOC107615240 gene encoding uncharacterized protein LOC107615240 — MPHGSEETATGEPVEDDDLELPYLYDGPSHEAHDFTDLLTDGAEELYPGCSKYSKLSFLVKLYHIKYMCGVSDKAMSMILDLLRDAFEQAKLPSTLYEAKKTIRKLGIEYKKIDAYPNDCMLYRGDDGDATKCNKTSTDMLWHKEADNNDGYLGHPRDVEAWKEFDAKYPFFSNDLRSASFILSMIIPSFKMLGNGIDVYLEPLVDELKQLWDGVETYDANKRTTFKMHAALMLTISGFPGLKNLSGWNTYSGLACPTCNVDAKAQRLTFSQKRYYMGHRYFLNQGHKYRLDRNRFDGQAESRDPPKKYYGIDVLRSVFFELPYWKDHMLRHNLDVMHIEKNICDNVVFTILNDSVKSKDNLKAHKDLQTMGIRPELWPDEDAQVVWVEKSRQPHSNGTITSDFGEECIAESGVDCDCKFMKMIFLPSFFTVMVHLTVHLVDELKLGGPVHYRWMYPIERYLGRLKQHVRNKAQAEGSIAESYLSEKILIFCSRYLDNIETRINRPA, encoded by the exons ATGCCTCATGGAAGTGAGGAGACTGCAACAGGTGAACCTGTAGAAGACGATGATCTGGAGTTGCCGTACTTGTACGATGGTCCAAGTCACGAGGCACATGATTTTACCGATCTTCTTACGGATGGAGCGGAGGAATTATATCCAGGCTGCTCGAAATACTCAAAGTTGTCTTTCCTAGTGAAACTTTATCATATTAAGTATATGTGCGGTGTGAGTGATAAGGCTATGTCGATGATTCTGGACTTATTGCGGGATGCATTTGAGCAAGCCAAACTCCCGTCCACATTGTATGAAGCCAAAAAAACTATCCGAAAGTTAGGGATTGAATACAAAAAGATAGATGCATACCCGAATGATTGCATGTTATATCGGGGTGATGATGGGGATGCGACCAAATGCAA CAAAACTTCAACTGACATGTTATGGCATAAAGAGGCTGATAATAATGATGGGTACTTGGGGCATCCAAGGGACGTTGAAGCATGGAAAGAATTTGATGCAAAGTATCCATTTTTTTCTAACGATCTGCGCAGT GCATCTTTTATACTATCTATGATTATTCCCAGTTTTAAAATGTTGGGTAATGGCATAGATGTTTATTTGGAGCCCTTGGTAGATGAGTTGAAGCAACTCTGGGATGGCGTTGAAACTTATGATGCTAATAAAAGGACAACTTTCAAGATGCATGCGGCGCTAATGTTGACTATTAGCGGTTTTCCAGGGTTGAAAAATTTATCTGGCTGGAACACGTACAGTGGGTTAGCATGTCCCACGTGTAATGTGGATGCTAAGGCTCAGCGACTAACATTCAGTCAAAAACGGTATTACATGGGCCATCGTTACTTCTTGAATCAGGGCCATAAATATAGACTAGACCGGAATAGATTTGACGGACAAGCTGAAAGCAGAGATCCACCAAAGAAGTATTATGGAATAGATGTCTTAAG GAGTGTGTTCTTTGAACTCCCATACTGGAAGGATCACATGTTACGTCATAACCTTGACGTGATGCATATAGAGAAAAATATTTGTGACAATGTGGTCTTCACTATCTTAAACGATAGCGTCAAATCAAAAGACAATCTTAAAGCTCACAAAGATTTACAAACCATGGGCATAAGACCTGAATTGTGGCCGGACGAAGATG CGCAAGTTGTATGGGTTGAAAAGTCACGACAGCCACATTCTAATGGAACAATTACTTCCGATTTTGGTGAAGAATGCATTGCCGAGTCCGGTGTCGACTGTGATTGCAAATTT ATGAAAATGATCTTTCTTCCATCATTCTTCACTGTCATGGTTCACCTTACGGTGCATCTCGTTGATGAACTAAAACTTGGTGGCCCGGTACATTATCGGTGGATGTATCCAATAGAAAG GTATCTAGGACGATTGAAGCAACATGTGCGTAATAAGGCACAAGCAGAAGGCTCAATTGCGGAGAGCTATTTATCTGAGAAGATTTTGATATTCTGTTCCAGATATTTGGATAATATTGAAACTAGAATCAACCGACCAGCGTGA